AAAGCAAAATGCCGACGTGGCAAATATCGTGAGCTTTTGGCGAGCCGACGCGAAATATCTAAAAGACGAGTTTGTCTGCATGTCGTCAAGAAATTCTGTTGGTGTGGTGATGAGGGCTGATCTAGTTCAAAAGTGAGAAAATGCTAAAAGAAAAAATTTTAAATAAAGAAAAGGGGCTCGTGCTATATGGCCTCACGCCGCCAAAGGCTGAATTTGACGAGGCAAAGCTGCGTGAGATCTCAGAGCGCTGGAGCGGGCGGATAAATGATATCAAGGCCGATGGACTCGTGCTTTACGAGGTGCAAGACGAGAGCGAGCGAAATGATAGCGAGAGGACATTTGAGTTTAGTGGGACGCTAAGCCCAGAAATTTACTATAAAAAGTATCTAAACGTCGCAACACCTAGTATATTTTACCGTGTGGCTAGCGGATACGGCGAGGATGAATTTCGCACAGCACTTAAGGCTCAAAGCTCAAATTTAAACGTACTAGTGGGGGCAACTTCAAGCACTCAAAAGGTGAGGCTAAATTTAGCTCGCGCCTACGAGATCGCTAGCGAATTTAAAGAGTTGACAGTGGGTGGTGTCTGTATCGCAGAGCGCCACGGTAAAAAGGGCGATGAGCCACAAAGGATGCGTGAAAAGATCGCAGCTGGGGCTAAATTTTTCATATCGCAAGCGATCTTTGACGTACAGCTAGCGCGTAAATTTTTAGAGGATTGCGCGGCTGCAAAGATAAGCGAGCCGATATTTCTTACATTTAGCACAGCGGGCAATGCAAAAACGCTTGAATTTATCAAATGGCTCGGAGTGAGCGTGCCAAGCTTGGTTGAAGAGAGGCTAAATTCCAGCTCTGACTACCTAGCTAGTAGCTGCGAGATCATCAAAGAAATTTGGTGCGAGCTAAAGAAATTTGGTGATGAAAATGGGCTAAATTTAAGCATAAACATAGAAAGTGTCATGGCAAAGCGCACCGAGATCGAAGCGAGCCTGGAGCTAACAAAAAACATAAGAGAGTTGGTGTAAAGCCAGCTCTTGTAACAAATTTCTACAAGTTCTTTCTTGATGGTGCAATGGCGCCACAAATCCACACAAAAAAGCCGTTATGATTAGCGATCACAAGCTGTTTTAAGGTCGGTTGCCACTGCTTGTCAAATTTTAAAAACTGCTATAATAAAAACGATATGGCTTTATGTAAGAAATTTGACGAGATATACGAATACGGCAAACTGCTAAGAGAAAAAAGGCGGTGCTTTGGCAAGGCAAATTTATCAAAGCTACCCGAAAAATAGTTGCAGTAAAATAGCCAAACAAGGCAAGAGTTTTTACAAATTTAGACAAATTTGATCCAAAAGTATAGAAATTTAGCTTCAAACAAGATCTAAATTTGACTAAATCCCCTCACTCCACCTTATATCCAGTGCCTCGCACGGTTTTTAAGCAGATAGTTGGTATCTTAGCTCTTATCTCTCGCACGAGTGATCTTATGCGCTCTTGTGACAAGGTTTCGTTTTTATATAGGTGGTGATCTATCTCGTCATAAGTGACGACGTGGGGCGAGTTTTTGCATAAAATTTCAAGCAGCTAGCTCTCTTTTTTGTCAAAGCAGATTTTCTTATACACTGGGAGTTTTTGTCAAAAATTTAGCTCAAATTTAGAGCCTAAAAGCACCTTGCAAAGCTAAAGGCATGAAATAAAAACTCTTCAGGACAAAATGGCTTAATGATAAAATCATTAACCCTAGCGTAGTAAATCCTCTTAAAAACGCTAGTGATGCTAACGCCCCGCAAAAGCATAATGGGAGTGATGTTTTGGCTATCTCTTATAAATTTAGCCAGATCAAGGTTTAAATTTCTTTATCCATTGCCGCGCTCAAAGTCCTTGATGACTGAGCATGCGCTTTTTAGCTGGATCATCCTAAACCCAAAGCGGTAAAGCGATGCATTTAGGATGATATTTTGCTAAAAGCCACTTGAGAGCAGCAAGATCTTCTTCATCAGCCAGCCATGCCACCGCCGACTGGTTTTTTGGCGTCTTTTTCAGCCTTTTGTTTTAAAAATTCCTCTTCGTCTTTTGTAGGTTTGTACTCATCTTTGAAGAATTTTTGCTTAGTTTCGATC
Above is a window of Campylobacter concisus DNA encoding:
- a CDS encoding winged helix-turn-helix domain-containing protein, with protein sequence MLEILCKNSPHVVTYDEIDHHLYKNETLSQERIRSLVREIRAKIPTICLKTVRGTGYKVE
- a CDS encoding methylenetetrahydrofolate reductase is translated as MLKEKILNKEKGLVLYGLTPPKAEFDEAKLREISERWSGRINDIKADGLVLYEVQDESERNDSERTFEFSGTLSPEIYYKKYLNVATPSIFYRVASGYGEDEFRTALKAQSSNLNVLVGATSSTQKVRLNLARAYEIASEFKELTVGGVCIAERHGKKGDEPQRMREKIAAGAKFFISQAIFDVQLARKFLEDCAAAKISEPIFLTFSTAGNAKTLEFIKWLGVSVPSLVEERLNSSSDYLASSCEIIKEIWCELKKFGDENGLNLSINIESVMAKRTEIEASLELTKNIRELV